A region of the Mus musculus strain C57BL/6J chromosome X, GRCm38.p6 C57BL/6J genome:
CTTACCTATAGGTTGTAGAACCCTAATACATACATAGACCATGTAAATACAACTTTGAGACATCAGGGACAAGGTATAGGCACTTAGTGCTCTATAAACCATAACTCATTCTgtttttccctctcctttcctggCTTGACTCTATACTTCTTAAATTCAATCTTCAGATTTGCTGTGTCAAAGGAATATATCTTCAGACTGAGTGGACTCATTTGCAGCCTAACAGCTGTGGTGTTTGAAATAATCCTTGCAAACAGCCGATGCTGGCGCCTATGGGAATTTGACGATAAGACTGTACAGTTCGTGTTTTTTGGACTCTGGGAAGCTTATTACCATCAAGTGTTTAACATCTCTGGATCTACCACCCGGACTCTGGTGCACAGCCCTATCAACTCTACATGGACTATTTCACCTGAATTCCACTATGCACAGACATTGATAGTATGGGCGATTTTGTTGAAACCTGTAGTCCTACTTTTTAATGCAATGGCCGTTAAGATAGACTACACGAATGACTCGTTTGTTAAGGG
Encoded here:
- the Samt3 gene encoding uncharacterized protein LOC73495; amino-acid sequence: MNFLTCDIQRFAVSKEYIFRLSGLICSLTAVVFEIILANSRCWRLWEFDDKTVQFVFFGLWEAYYHQVFNISGSTTRTLVHSPINSTWTISPEFHYAQTLIVWAILLKPVVLLFNAMAVKIDYTNDSFVKGQMLLYKISASLLCISSLCTFVSVSWNHVVDLYGQTTLDFPPSFPVKKKDLKMKHYTAAFPIGVLTATMSLFGVIIFLFEMSSLDPQSEVEAQCASRLINQKT